A window of Pedobacter lusitanus contains these coding sequences:
- a CDS encoding alpha-L-fucosidase, translated as MKLTLKHKLLLFLLLTCFKPLAGYAQHQKPKIPDLHFGMFICWSLSTFSDKEWTRGIEKTSFFNPSGMDTDQWCRVAKDAGMDYILFLTKHHDGFCLWDTKTTAWKVTNSPLQKDVLLALKKSCQKYGLKLALYFSEADWTCIPKDLKPEDFVKPEKYWYMGKNSELKKAQLKELCTQYGPIAYFWMDHAQSDGGLDHAATVAWVKQFQPDCLVGFNNGTAAGDIRLGEMGKPGPLSSPEGGGPYNQVMHNSYKKAEFTYPILGGERWFYTNPENDNVCLTPEKIYNDYIGAIKYGNFFALDVGPGRDGKLRKTDIATLTKVGAMIRKK; from the coding sequence ATGAAATTAACTCTAAAACACAAATTACTCCTCTTTCTATTATTAACCTGCTTTAAACCTCTTGCAGGCTATGCTCAGCATCAAAAACCTAAAATTCCGGATCTTCATTTTGGAATGTTCATTTGCTGGTCACTGAGTACTTTCTCAGATAAAGAATGGACCCGAGGCATAGAAAAGACTTCTTTCTTCAACCCATCTGGCATGGACACTGATCAATGGTGCCGGGTTGCCAAAGATGCCGGTATGGACTATATCCTCTTTTTAACCAAACATCATGATGGATTTTGTTTGTGGGATACAAAAACTACTGCCTGGAAGGTAACTAACAGTCCATTGCAAAAAGATGTGTTGCTGGCACTAAAAAAGTCCTGTCAGAAATATGGCTTAAAACTGGCACTGTATTTTTCTGAGGCAGACTGGACCTGCATTCCAAAAGATTTAAAACCGGAAGATTTCGTAAAACCGGAAAAATACTGGTATATGGGAAAAAACAGTGAATTAAAAAAAGCTCAATTAAAAGAATTGTGTACGCAATACGGCCCGATTGCTTATTTCTGGATGGATCATGCACAATCAGACGGAGGGCTGGATCATGCTGCTACGGTAGCCTGGGTAAAACAGTTTCAACCAGATTGCCTGGTAGGATTTAATAATGGCACAGCAGCTGGCGATATCAGACTGGGAGAAATGGGAAAACCAGGTCCGCTAAGCAGTCCTGAAGGCGGTGGCCCATACAACCAGGTAATGCATAACAGTTACAAAAAAGCAGAATTTACTTATCCGATTCTGGGAGGAGAAAGATGGTTTTATACCAACCCTGAAAATGATAATGTCTGTCTTACTCCGGAGAAAATATACAATGATTATATAGGAGCCATTAAATATGGTAATTTCTTTGCACTTGATGTTGGTCCGGGCAGAGATGGGAAACTCCGCAAAACAGATATAGCAACCCTTACAAAGGTCGGAGCAATGATCAGAAAGAAATAA
- a CDS encoding alpha-L-fucosidase, whose translation MIKRLTTLLLPLLFFLNTYSQTTPPVPYGPLPSKAQLSWHETELYAMVCYGLNTYTDKEWGYGDVDPALFNPTAFDAGQIASTLKEAGFKGLLLVAKHHDGFCLWPTRSTSYSIAASSWMKGKGDMVRSFEIAARQNGLSFGIYNSPWDRNSAVYGKPSYLPIYKKQLEELHTNYGPLFISWYDGANGGDGYYGGAKESRTIDRKTYYNWDKNWKIVRKLQPRAVIFSDIGLDVRWVGNESGFAGETSWATFTPKGEKDVNKPAPGESRYQEAPVGNRDGQFWMPAECDVPLRPGWYYHASQDTLVKSPYELFDIYFKSVGRGAALDLGVAPDKRGILHENDVIALKGFGKLLKETFSGNLLEKAMISASNTRGGAQAQYGPENLLDNNKKTYWATDDQITTPQFTIQLNRNQRFNIIRLREEITLGQRVEAFAVDIWKNNAWQEISKATSIGAQRLIRLPYFITTDRIRVRILSSPVCPVLSEFAIFAEPESSLFHQAKTTKNKPDKHKKDWHILSAPGADNPAVLIDNNATIWQGPFNRTNTSANAIVVDLNEQREISGLIFTPPNEAFSKGITDRYQISLSTDGTNWKDEITGEFGNIKANPIQQRISLPHQTTARFIRFIPLHITDESNFIRIAELGIY comes from the coding sequence ATGATAAAAAGACTAACTACGCTGCTGTTACCACTCCTGTTTTTCCTCAATACTTATAGTCAGACCACTCCCCCGGTCCCTTATGGTCCGCTACCCAGCAAAGCCCAGCTTAGCTGGCATGAAACTGAACTCTATGCTATGGTTTGTTATGGGCTAAATACCTATACAGACAAAGAATGGGGCTATGGTGATGTAGATCCGGCGCTGTTTAACCCCACCGCTTTTGATGCCGGACAGATCGCATCCACACTTAAAGAAGCCGGATTCAAAGGGTTATTATTGGTTGCCAAACACCATGATGGCTTTTGTCTGTGGCCAACCCGGTCCACCAGCTATTCCATAGCCGCCAGCTCCTGGATGAAGGGCAAAGGCGATATGGTCAGATCTTTTGAGATTGCTGCGCGTCAAAACGGATTAAGCTTTGGGATATACAATTCCCCATGGGACAGAAACAGTGCAGTATATGGTAAACCTTCCTATTTACCAATTTACAAGAAGCAGCTGGAAGAACTGCATACCAATTATGGCCCCTTATTTATCTCCTGGTATGACGGAGCAAATGGCGGCGATGGTTATTACGGAGGTGCAAAAGAATCCAGAACTATTGACCGTAAAACTTATTACAACTGGGATAAAAACTGGAAAATAGTCAGAAAACTACAGCCCCGCGCCGTTATTTTTAGCGATATAGGATTAGATGTGCGCTGGGTAGGTAATGAAAGTGGATTTGCGGGTGAAACCAGCTGGGCTACCTTTACACCTAAGGGAGAAAAAGATGTAAACAAACCTGCTCCGGGTGAGAGCCGTTATCAGGAGGCACCAGTGGGTAACAGAGATGGTCAATTCTGGATGCCCGCAGAATGTGATGTTCCGCTGCGGCCGGGATGGTATTATCATGCGTCCCAGGATACGCTGGTTAAATCACCATATGAGCTTTTTGATATTTATTTTAAAAGCGTAGGAAGAGGCGCTGCGCTGGATCTGGGTGTAGCTCCGGACAAAAGGGGGATACTCCATGAAAATGATGTAATTGCTTTAAAAGGATTTGGAAAATTACTGAAAGAAACATTCTCGGGCAATTTACTGGAAAAAGCAATGATCAGCGCATCCAATACCAGAGGCGGAGCCCAGGCTCAATATGGTCCCGAAAATCTGCTGGATAATAATAAAAAGACTTACTGGGCTACAGATGACCAGATCACAACGCCCCAATTCACGATTCAGTTAAACAGGAATCAACGATTCAATATAATCAGATTAAGAGAAGAAATTACTCTGGGACAGAGGGTTGAAGCCTTTGCAGTAGATATCTGGAAAAACAACGCCTGGCAGGAAATCTCAAAAGCAACTTCTATCGGGGCACAAAGACTGATCAGACTCCCCTATTTTATAACGACAGACCGGATCAGGGTACGTATTTTAAGCAGCCCTGTTTGTCCTGTTTTAAGCGAATTCGCCATTTTTGCTGAACCTGAATCTTCTTTGTTTCATCAGGCAAAAACAACAAAAAACAAGCCGGATAAGCACAAAAAGGACTGGCATATTCTCTCTGCTCCGGGCGCAGATAATCCTGCAGTGTTGATAGATAATAATGCTACAATCTGGCAGGGGCCATTTAACCGCACGAATACTTCAGCTAATGCCATTGTAGTTGACCTAAACGAACAGCGTGAAATTTCAGGCTTGATATTTACCCCGCCAAATGAGGCTTTCAGTAAAGGAATAACAGACAGGTATCAAATTTCATTAAGCACAGATGGGACAAACTGGAAAGATGAAATTACCGGCGAATTTGGCAACATTAAAGCAAATCCAATTCAACAGCGGATCAGTCTTCCTCATCAGACTACTGCACGCTTTATCCGGTTTATACCGCTGCATATAACGGACGAGAGTAATTTTATCCGCATTGCTGAACTGGGCATTTATTAA
- the fucP gene encoding L-fucose:H+ symporter permease produces MELNPVNASPLKQNKNSYGNILVISLFFLWAITANLLPVLIPHLKKACRLTVLESSFIDSAYWIAYFAVAIPAGLVMKRFGYQKAIITGLLLAATGSFLFYPAAESRSFAFFLFALFVMASGMTFLETSANPFMTILGDPSTAVRRLNFAQAFNGLGAFIASMFLSKFIIAKNIKSQQELDLLSPAAMDNYYSLLFHRVKLPYILIGMVLVLVALLFMFTRFSNNKPVRQKTDHQVRNLSDRTQLKWGIVTQFFYVGAQVCISSFFILYATSVAGITAYDATNYLGLLLLGFMLGRYFGSILMKYIRPARLLFIYGTINIFLMSFIICIGGKASIPAFIALEFFMSIMYPTIFSLAIRNLGEYTPTASSYLVMSIIGGAIFPPLLGYLSDLTGSIQLAYIVPLICFIPVVYFGWRQIHKDLNTQTNL; encoded by the coding sequence ATGGAATTGAACCCGGTAAACGCATCTCCCTTGAAACAAAATAAAAATTCTTATGGAAATATCCTGGTCATCAGCTTATTTTTTCTCTGGGCAATTACAGCAAATCTGTTACCGGTATTGATCCCGCATCTTAAAAAAGCATGCCGGTTAACTGTACTTGAATCATCTTTCATTGACTCTGCTTATTGGATTGCCTACTTTGCTGTAGCCATACCTGCAGGTCTGGTTATGAAAAGATTTGGTTATCAGAAAGCAATCATTACTGGTTTATTGCTGGCTGCAACCGGCTCCTTTTTATTTTATCCCGCAGCAGAATCCCGCTCTTTTGCTTTCTTTTTATTTGCACTCTTTGTAATGGCTTCGGGGATGACTTTTCTGGAAACCTCAGCTAACCCTTTTATGACCATATTAGGCGATCCTTCGACAGCTGTCAGAAGACTTAATTTTGCTCAGGCTTTTAATGGTTTAGGTGCTTTCATCGCCTCGATGTTTCTGAGTAAATTCATTATTGCTAAAAATATAAAAAGCCAGCAGGAACTTGATCTGCTATCTCCGGCCGCTATGGACAATTATTATTCCCTGCTTTTTCACCGGGTAAAATTGCCTTATATATTAATTGGTATGGTACTGGTACTGGTAGCACTTCTTTTTATGTTCACCAGGTTCAGTAACAACAAACCTGTCAGACAAAAAACTGATCATCAGGTTAGAAACCTGTCAGACAGAACTCAGTTGAAATGGGGAATCGTCACACAATTTTTCTATGTAGGTGCCCAGGTTTGTATCTCCAGCTTCTTTATCCTGTATGCTACTTCTGTTGCAGGAATAACAGCTTATGATGCTACCAATTACCTCGGATTGTTATTGCTGGGATTTATGCTGGGCCGTTATTTCGGGTCAATACTAATGAAATATATCAGGCCTGCCAGATTACTTTTCATCTATGGCACTATCAACATTTTTCTGATGTCGTTTATTATATGTATAGGAGGAAAAGCATCAATCCCTGCATTTATCGCTCTGGAGTTTTTCATGTCAATCATGTATCCTACTATTTTCTCTTTAGCGATCCGCAATCTTGGTGAGTATACTCCTACTGCTTCATCTTATCTGGTCATGTCAATTATCGGAGGAGCAATCTTTCCGCCACTGCTTGGTTATCTTTCAGATCTGACCGGGAGCATACAGCTTGCTTATATAGTCCCCTTAATCTGTTTTATACCAGTGGTTTATTTTGGATGGAGACAAATTCACAAAGATCTTAACACACAGACCAATTTATAA
- a CDS encoding UxaA family hydrolase, which yields MDLKKIIPEKETINWQGYLREDGRKGIRNYLLVVYLVECAHHVARQIADQFKDEPVQLIGFTGCYPNAYADRMMNALCTHPNTGGVLLVSLGCESFNRKKLEENISASGRPVHTVVIQEAGGSRKTIEEGTAWVKTALSEIETVPRALMSVHELIVGTVCGGSDATSGITANPAVGRAFNQLVSANAIAIFEETGEMIGLEEIMSSRAITPQLAAELKKSVEKAARYYTLMGHGSFAPGNADGGLTTIEEKSMGAYCKSGDSPISGLIKPGDRPAQPGLYLMDVVPDGDPKFGFPNINDTVEIIEMIASGCHMILFTTGRGSVVGSAISPVIKICANPVTYERMQDDMDINAGDILYGKATIDQVGEEIYDRILAVAAGKSTCSEELGHQEFILTYKTFTPIGPGCLPV from the coding sequence ATGGATTTAAAGAAAATAATACCTGAGAAAGAAACTATAAACTGGCAGGGATATTTAAGAGAAGATGGCCGTAAAGGTATACGCAATTATCTATTGGTAGTATACCTGGTAGAATGTGCTCATCACGTAGCCAGACAAATTGCTGATCAGTTTAAAGATGAGCCAGTGCAGCTAATCGGCTTCACGGGTTGCTATCCTAATGCCTATGCTGACCGGATGATGAATGCATTATGTACACATCCAAATACCGGAGGAGTACTGCTGGTTTCACTGGGCTGTGAAAGCTTCAACCGGAAAAAGCTTGAAGAAAATATTTCGGCTTCAGGAAGACCGGTTCATACCGTAGTAATCCAGGAAGCAGGTGGTTCAAGAAAAACTATTGAAGAAGGCACAGCATGGGTCAAAACTGCTTTATCAGAGATAGAAACAGTACCTCGTGCACTGATGTCTGTTCATGAGCTGATAGTGGGAACAGTTTGTGGCGGTAGTGATGCAACAAGTGGAATAACAGCTAATCCGGCTGTTGGCCGTGCTTTTAATCAGCTGGTTTCAGCAAATGCGATCGCCATATTTGAGGAAACAGGAGAAATGATTGGTCTGGAGGAAATTATGAGCAGTCGTGCCATTACACCTCAGCTTGCTGCCGAACTTAAAAAATCTGTAGAAAAAGCAGCCAGATATTATACTTTGATGGGACATGGGAGCTTTGCACCGGGAAATGCTGACGGTGGCTTAACCACCATTGAAGAAAAATCCATGGGTGCCTATTGTAAAAGCGGAGATTCACCAATCAGTGGTTTGATTAAACCCGGTGATCGTCCTGCTCAGCCAGGACTATATCTGATGGATGTCGTACCAGACGGAGATCCTAAGTTTGGATTCCCCAATATTAATGATACCGTCGAAATTATTGAAATGATAGCCAGTGGTTGTCATATGATACTTTTCACTACCGGAAGAGGCTCTGTAGTCGGCTCAGCTATATCACCAGTAATTAAAATATGTGCTAATCCGGTTACCTATGAACGTATGCAGGATGACATGGATATTAATGCCGGTGATATTTTATATGGAAAAGCTACAATTGACCAGGTTGGAGAGGAAATCTATGACAGGATACTGGCGGTAGCAGCTGGAAAAAGCACCTGTTCAGAAGAACTGGGGCACCAGGAGTTTATACTGACCTATAAAACCTTTACACCAATTGGCCCTGGCTGTTTGCCGGTATAA
- a CDS encoding UxaA family hydrolase encodes MNKLIQLHPDDNVQIVVEQIEPGDLFVVNNRLISATQSVPVGHKIAIQLIGTGQKIIKYGVAIGSATTKINAGTPIHLHNMKSDYIPTYTIEDGFKENNT; translated from the coding sequence ATGAATAAACTCATTCAATTACATCCAGATGATAATGTTCAGATCGTAGTAGAGCAAATCGAACCTGGTGATCTTTTTGTCGTGAATAACAGACTGATCAGTGCTACTCAATCAGTTCCGGTGGGACATAAAATTGCCATACAGCTAATTGGAACCGGGCAAAAGATTATCAAATATGGAGTAGCTATAGGTTCGGCTACTACAAAAATTAATGCCGGCACTCCTATTCATTTGCACAATATGAAAAGCGACTACATCCCAACATATACTATTGAAGATGGATTTAAAGAAAATAATACCTGA
- a CDS encoding RraA family protein → MFNPIPAENSFSLRLEKCYTGAVYDVMRNLGYPDQLLPNHIRPMNLQHKIAGPVFTIAGNIDLTLDKDTSLLKWCEMLSKAPSGHVLICQPNDNTVAHMGELSAETLTFKGILGYIVDGGCRDSSFVDSIGFPVYCSYFTPRDVVATWCTTELGGNINIGNVSISTGDYVLADRDGIIVIPANLVQQVIEQTEEVLKTENLVRKAILAGTDPVDAYLQFKKF, encoded by the coding sequence ATGTTTAATCCTATACCTGCAGAAAATAGTTTTTCGCTCAGACTGGAAAAATGTTATACAGGTGCTGTATATGACGTTATGCGGAATCTGGGTTATCCCGATCAGTTATTGCCTAATCATATTCGGCCAATGAATCTGCAGCACAAAATAGCAGGTCCCGTTTTTACAATTGCCGGAAATATAGATCTTACCTTAGATAAGGATACTTCTTTATTAAAATGGTGTGAAATGTTATCTAAAGCTCCATCCGGGCATGTATTAATTTGCCAGCCGAATGACAACACGGTAGCACATATGGGTGAACTATCTGCCGAAACACTTACTTTTAAAGGTATTCTTGGTTACATTGTAGATGGTGGCTGCAGGGACAGTTCTTTTGTAGACAGCATCGGCTTTCCGGTCTATTGCAGCTATTTTACACCAAGAGATGTGGTAGCCACCTGGTGTACAACTGAACTGGGAGGAAATATAAACATAGGAAACGTAAGTATTTCAACCGGTGATTATGTGCTGGCTGACAGAGATGGCATTATTGTGATACCGGCAAATCTCGTACAGCAGGTGATCGAACAGACGGAAGAAGTTTTAAAAACAGAAAACCTGGTACGGAAAGCAATATTAGCAGGTACAGATCCTGTGGACGCCTATTTACAGTTTAAAAAATTCTGA
- a CDS encoding AraC family transcriptional regulator, translating into MDKLQTEKGWANYWQGKGRKLIVIPKEVLKTKVVPNILLNQLYMTDLGFYPAASAHYTFRETGCPEMVVMLCVAGKGKYESKAGSYTVLPGQFFILPPGQMHQYEADALDPWSIYWIRITGSNMSKFCTQATAKKCFRPMYTKNVMEAARLFEDLFVTLENGCSLQNLTYANMTLQHLLALLLFRLQESVKEITSLTNKAINFMREQIHQQYSLQELASVFNYSPSQFSNLFKKETGYSPIDYFIHLKLQESCKLLDFTGLKIYEVALKVGYKDPYHFSKLFKKIMHVSPEQYRQVKKG; encoded by the coding sequence ATGGACAAATTACAAACAGAAAAAGGCTGGGCTAACTACTGGCAGGGAAAAGGAAGAAAACTGATTGTAATTCCCAAAGAAGTACTGAAAACTAAGGTGGTACCTAATATATTGTTAAATCAGTTATATATGACTGATCTTGGCTTTTACCCGGCAGCATCAGCACATTATACATTCAGAGAGACAGGATGCCCTGAGATGGTTGTTATGCTCTGTGTTGCCGGAAAAGGAAAATACGAAAGTAAGGCCGGAAGTTATACTGTATTACCGGGGCAATTCTTTATTCTGCCACCAGGGCAGATGCATCAGTATGAGGCCGATGCTCTTGATCCCTGGAGTATTTACTGGATAAGGATTACCGGAAGTAATATGAGTAAATTTTGTACGCAGGCAACGGCTAAAAAGTGTTTCAGACCTATGTATACTAAAAACGTAATGGAAGCGGCCCGTCTTTTTGAAGATCTTTTTGTAACACTTGAAAATGGTTGCAGTCTTCAAAATCTCACCTATGCCAATATGACTTTACAGCATTTACTTGCACTCTTGCTTTTTCGTTTGCAGGAAAGTGTAAAAGAGATAACCAGTTTGACCAACAAGGCGATAAATTTTATGAGAGAGCAGATTCATCAGCAATACTCACTGCAGGAGCTGGCCTCAGTATTTAATTATTCTCCATCTCAGTTCTCTAATCTTTTTAAAAAAGAAACCGGGTATTCTCCCATCGATTACTTTATACATCTCAAATTGCAGGAGAGCTGTAAATTACTGGATTTTACAGGTTTGAAAATTTATGAAGTAGCCTTGAAAGTAGGTTATAAAGATCCTTATCATTTCTCTAAACTTTTTAAGAAAATTATGCATGTATCACCCGAACAATACAGGCAGGTGAAAAAGGGATAG